The Leptospira brenneri genome includes a window with the following:
- a CDS encoding cation:proton antiporter, producing the protein MRTRSSFFYGFTLLIFGTLGYLLLEAGNLLEVTKNIIPVSAENLDTENFFNRFHHPLALLFLQIIIVCGSARFVGYIFSRKLKQPSVMGEIVAGILLGPSLLGYYFPETMGFLFPPTSLPTLGTLSQIGLVLFMFIIGMELDLSVLKNKAHSAIIISHASIIFPFFLGMILAYYFYTDYAPENVGFLSFSLFMGIAMSITAFPVLARILQERNLTRTPLGAMVLTCAAADDITAWILLAIIVTISKAGNLNTALFTIGLSFAYILSMIYLVAPFLKRLGSIYISRENLTRSAVALILMILFLSSLTTEVIGIHALFGAFLAGVIMPSEGNLKKLIAEKIEDLAVILFLPIFFVITGLRTEIGLLSGSHLWMVFGLVILVAVVGKFIGSAFAAKIAGSNWEDSLSIGALMNTRGLMELVVLNIGYDLGILSPEIFAVFVLMALVTTLSTGPLLDGIQKIFSKSEKQIPAEKPMDHKLRVLVAFAQEKMGKSLVRLAYSLSGNQKKNLDITALHISPNDSLSNEEIRRYRDASFEAIRQTGSSMGIQVQTEYRITDNVTYEIVNFAKVKHTDTLFIGAAKPLFSRSYTGGKIKGILNYCPATVGVLIDNGLDSLEKIAIIYKGEKDPILGFAQKLTSLKGMKSNKIKVDDLVQPETDLNPYPISLNKITGFSLILIDLNVWEELGFEKMDLLPTSFLLVRFLAT; encoded by the coding sequence ATGAGAACACGTTCTTCTTTTTTTTATGGATTCACCTTACTAATATTTGGAACCCTTGGTTACCTTCTTTTAGAAGCAGGGAACTTACTGGAAGTCACAAAAAATATCATTCCTGTAAGTGCGGAAAACTTAGATACAGAGAATTTTTTTAACCGCTTCCACCACCCCTTAGCACTCCTTTTCCTCCAAATCATCATCGTTTGTGGATCGGCAAGATTTGTTGGATATATTTTCTCTCGTAAACTCAAACAACCTTCCGTGATGGGAGAAATTGTTGCGGGGATTTTACTCGGACCATCTTTACTTGGTTACTACTTCCCAGAGACAATGGGGTTTTTGTTTCCACCCACAAGTTTACCAACACTCGGAACTTTAAGCCAAATTGGTTTAGTTCTTTTTATGTTCATCATTGGGATGGAACTAGATCTTTCCGTTCTCAAAAACAAAGCCCACTCGGCAATTATCATCAGTCATGCGAGTATCATCTTTCCTTTCTTTTTAGGAATGATTTTGGCTTATTACTTTTATACTGACTATGCACCTGAAAATGTAGGTTTTTTGTCTTTTTCGCTCTTTATGGGAATAGCAATGAGTATCACGGCCTTCCCAGTCCTTGCCAGAATCCTTCAGGAAAGGAATCTCACAAGAACTCCTCTCGGGGCCATGGTTCTCACCTGTGCCGCAGCGGATGATATCACGGCTTGGATCTTACTTGCGATTATTGTTACCATATCCAAAGCCGGGAACTTAAACACAGCCCTCTTTACCATTGGATTATCTTTTGCTTATATCCTAAGTATGATCTATTTAGTGGCACCCTTTCTCAAACGATTGGGATCCATTTATATTTCTCGTGAAAATCTAACACGATCTGCAGTGGCTCTCATCCTAATGATTCTGTTTTTATCCTCACTCACTACAGAAGTAATAGGAATCCATGCATTGTTTGGTGCCTTCCTTGCCGGTGTGATTATGCCTTCCGAAGGAAATCTAAAAAAGCTGATTGCTGAAAAGATCGAAGACCTTGCTGTCATTTTATTTCTCCCTATTTTTTTCGTGATCACCGGACTTAGAACGGAAATTGGACTTCTGAGCGGTTCTCATCTTTGGATGGTATTTGGTTTAGTGATCCTTGTTGCGGTTGTTGGAAAATTTATAGGAAGTGCTTTTGCTGCAAAGATCGCAGGATCCAATTGGGAAGATTCACTTTCCATCGGTGCCCTTATGAACACAAGAGGCCTTATGGAACTTGTGGTTCTTAACATTGGATACGATCTTGGAATTTTAAGTCCAGAGATCTTTGCCGTATTTGTCCTTATGGCACTTGTGACCACTCTTTCTACTGGACCACTTTTGGATGGAATCCAAAAGATCTTTTCAAAATCGGAAAAACAAATTCCCGCAGAAAAACCAATGGACCACAAATTACGTGTGTTAGTGGCATTTGCTCAAGAAAAAATGGGAAAAAGTTTAGTTAGGCTTGCTTATTCTCTCTCCGGCAACCAAAAGAAAAATTTAGATATCACCGCCCTTCATATTTCCCCGAACGATTCCCTTTCCAATGAAGAAATTCGTCGTTACCGAGATGCTAGTTTTGAAGCCATCCGCCAAACAGGCTCCAGTATGGGAATCCAAGTCCAAACAGAATATCGGATTACAGACAACGTGACATATGAAATTGTCAACTTTGCTAAAGTCAAACATACGGACACCTTATTCATTGGTGCCGCCAAACCTTTATTTTCCCGAAGTTATACGGGAGGCAAAATCAAAGGAATTTTGAACTATTGCCCTGCAACCGTTGGAGTTCTCATCGATAATGGCCTCGATTCTCTGGAAAAAATTGCGATTATTTATAAGGGAGAAAAAGACCCAATCCTTGGTTTTGCTCAAAAACTAACTTCGCTCAAAGGAATGAAGTCGAACAAAATTAAGGTGGACGATTTGGTCCAACCGGAAACGGATTTGAATCCCTATCCCATTTCCTTAAATAAAATCACGGGTTTTTCATTGATCCTGATTGATTTGAACGTTTGGGAAGAACTGGGTTTTGAAAAGATGGACCTACTCCCCACTTCATTTCTTTTGGTTCGTTTTTTAGCTACCTAA
- a CDS encoding nucleoside-diphosphate kinase translates to MERTFIMLKPDAVKNKHIGDILQRIEKEGFKILGMKFLKLSLEDAKQFYAVHAARPFYNDLCTYMASGPIVACALERDNAVTHWRDVIGATDPKEAKAGTIRALFAESKEANAVHGSDSVANALQEIAFFFKGYELN, encoded by the coding sequence ATGGAAAGAACTTTTATCATGCTTAAACCCGATGCTGTAAAAAACAAACACATCGGTGACATCCTTCAAAGAATTGAAAAAGAAGGATTTAAAATCCTAGGAATGAAATTCCTAAAACTCAGCCTCGAAGACGCAAAACAATTTTACGCAGTCCATGCGGCTCGTCCATTTTACAATGATCTTTGCACATACATGGCATCTGGCCCAATCGTTGCTTGCGCTCTTGAAAGAGACAATGCAGTGACTCATTGGAGAGATGTGATTGGTGCCACTGATCCAAAAGAAGCAAAAGCGGGAACCATCCGTGCTCTTTTTGCAGAAAGCAAAGAAGCTAACGCAGTTCACGGTTCTGACTCTGTCGCAAACGCGCTCCAAGAAATTGCGTTTTTCTTCAAAGGGTATGAACTCAATTAA
- a CDS encoding polyprenyl synthetase family protein has protein sequence MSSSFLQILKTSKQLFDSFFESYTKKLFQPQTRITDACLYSLRAGGKRIRPIFVLNSFLNPEAVMRESGFHNHKPAYLAALAVECIHTYSLIHDDLPAMDNDDTRRGMPTCHIQFDEATAILAGDALNSISFYLLSLLEPTDPNAIRDSIQILHKGAGMNGMILGQMEDIEEEKNPSTSDQESRLCSIHEKKTGALIEASFLLGNRLRPDWLERESVISSYAKEIGLLFQITDDILDVEGNLEELGKTPGKDAKAGKLTYPSLYGLETAKKLRDESVTKAISLVSELPSLNNEFFLGLPKYIAERKK, from the coding sequence GTGTCATCATCCTTTCTCCAAATTCTAAAAACTTCCAAACAACTTTTTGATTCTTTTTTTGAGTCCTATACTAAGAAATTATTCCAACCACAGACTCGCATAACGGATGCTTGTTTGTATAGTTTAAGGGCCGGGGGAAAAAGAATCCGACCGATTTTTGTGCTCAATTCTTTTTTGAATCCAGAAGCTGTGATGAGAGAATCTGGTTTCCATAATCACAAGCCGGCGTATTTAGCGGCGCTTGCCGTTGAGTGCATTCATACCTATTCTCTCATCCATGACGACCTTCCGGCTATGGACAATGACGACACTCGGCGAGGAATGCCCACTTGCCATATCCAGTTTGATGAGGCAACCGCCATCCTTGCGGGCGATGCACTTAACTCCATTAGTTTCTATTTGTTATCTCTACTCGAACCCACAGACCCAAATGCCATTCGTGATTCCATCCAAATCCTACACAAAGGTGCCGGAATGAATGGGATGATTCTTGGGCAAATGGAAGACATTGAAGAAGAAAAAAATCCAAGCACTAGTGATCAGGAATCTAGACTATGTTCCATCCACGAAAAAAAAACGGGAGCTCTCATTGAAGCATCCTTTCTACTAGGGAACCGACTCCGCCCCGACTGGTTGGAAAGAGAATCCGTAATTTCTAGTTATGCGAAAGAAATTGGATTATTATTCCAAATTACCGATGATATCTTGGATGTAGAAGGGAATCTGGAAGAATTAGGAAAAACTCCTGGTAAAGATGCCAAAGCCGGTAAACTCACCTACCCTAGCCTTTATGGATTGGAAACCGCTAAAAAACTAAGAGATGAGTCCGTTACAAAGGCAATTTCTCTCGTTTCTGAATTACCGTCTTTAAACAATGAATTCTTTTTAGGACTGCCAAAA